TTATGTCAAATGCGATGAATCAATAAACACCCCTGAGACGATCATGCTGGGTCGCCTATATATCGAAGTTGGGGTTTCTCCAGTTCGTCCGGCGGAATTTGTTATCTTCCGCATCGGTCAGTGGAGTCCTAGCGATAGCTAAGTAGGTTGTTAAAATACGTGTAAAATCCACTAGCATCAGAATTCAAAAGCCAGAATAATAGTAGGTCAAAACAAGCTATACAATTTATTCTGGCTCTACAGCTCCCGGTTCTGGATTCTGGCCTAAATGTTAGGTGGATTTGACGCCTACTTGCCGTATACCCGAACAAAAAACAGTATTTACACTTTACAAGGAGTTAAGTCATGGCAGATAAGACTGAGTTTCTCACTACTAGCAGCTTTTGGTTTGAGTGCCCAAAACTGGATGGCAAAAGGGCTATATCTGAAATTTCCGGTCTGAGTATAACGGTAAAAGCTGCTGCTGGCCAAGAAACAGTTGCAGTTATGACAAAGGGAGCTTCGATGCGTCAAGCCAAGCCTACGGGTCCAGCAACTTATGAGGAAATAACAGTCAAGGTTGTCGCTACTGGGCAAGACGATCTCTACCAATGGTTCATAAAAACCAATCCTCCCAACCAAGGAGAAAAATCTGAATGGGACATGAAAGGTATAAACGCTACAGTGAAAAGCTACAATGCTGCTAATGAAGAAACCGCCATTTGGGAAATTGAGGCCTGCTATCCAACCAAGTACGGCGGACCATCTTTCAAGGCAGGCGATGGGGGTCTAGCTTATGAAGAATTTAAACTTACCCACAATCGAGTACGACGGACCAAATAGGTATTTATCTTGGATTTTTCTAGGATGAAGCTGCCAGAAGTTGTTACATCTTTAGGGATGGGTGAACTTGGGATATAAGTTTCTAGGGCGAGAAACTTATATCCCAAGTTCACTGGCACATCACTCATCCTAGAAAAACTGACAGCTAGCATTAGTCTCTCTCTACCGGAGTGTTCAGCAATGTCCGATGGAATTCCCTCTTTCCCTGAAATACTTGTAGCTACTCGTTTCGATATAACACTGCATCTAGCTGGCAGCCAAAACCCGGTAGATGCTGCTTTTCAGGAATTCCAGGGTTTTAAACGAACCCAAAAGCCAATAGAGTTCTACGAGGTAACCCCCCAGAAATGGGGTCAAGCTAATCATGGCCAGATTATCCAGACTAAAATTCCCGGTAATGTCGAGAGCAGTAATCTGATTCTAAAAAGGGGCATGACTAAATCCGTTACCCTCTGGAATTGGTTTAAGGATGTTGAGGAAGGAAAGTGGGGTGCAAAACGTAAAGATGGAATTTTGACTATCTATGACCTACAAAACAATGGGATAGTAAAATTTGAATTTCAGAGGGCATGGCCAATTAGTTATAAAATTGGCGACGTTGGTATGAATAAGGCTGAAACAGAAATTGAAGAACTGGAACTAGCCGTTGAATCATTTATAAGAACTGCGTAAAGTGGGCAAAAGCCTGATGGACCTAATTTTCAGTGCAGCGTAGTGCAGTTCATATGCGGCAATAGACGGTTTCACTACTTTTAGTTACTTGCCATACTAATCATAATAATATAGGAATACCCTGGGTTTTATGCGGATGAAGTAGTATACGATGTTGCAAACTGAGTTTGAATTTACCTTACCCAAAGGCTATCTCGATAGCGATGGCAACCTCCACCGCAAAGGAGTCATGCGTTTATCGAGGGCGATGGATGAGATTGTGCCCATGCGTGACCCCCGTGTAAAATCCAATCCTGCCTACGCTACGGTAATTATCTTGTCGCGTGTAATTACTCGATTGGGTGCTTTGGAAGAAGTAAGCCCTGCAATTGTTGAAGGATTCTTCGCTTGCGATCTCAATTATCTCCAGCAGTTCTATCGCCACATTAATGAACTGGAGCAGCAAAATATAGAAGTAATAGAAGCGGCACCAGCTTCATCAGAACCTTTACAAACTAGCTGATTGTTTATTGCTTATAGCCGCTTACTCTTCAGATATATAATTCTAAGTTCTAAGCGAAGCTAAGGAACTGGCAGTAAAGTAAACAATCTTGAACCAACTTTGTCTAAGTTATATTTTTGACTGCTAATTTGTCATAGCATTTTCTTTAAATATGAATCGCGAACGAATAGCTACTAACAACTAGCCATGAACACAGAATTTGACTTTATCCTTCCTAGCGGCTTCGTAGATGCCTCTGGGGAAGTTCATCGCCAAGGAGTAATGCGGTTGGCAACTGCAAGAGATGAAATGTACGTCCAGAAAGACCGCCGCGTTAAAGATACTCCAGGTTATGAAGTTTTAGTGATGTTATCGCGGGTGATTACTCGTTTGGGTAGTTTATCGACAGTAAATCCCGATTTATTGGAGGGTTTATTCACGCGGGATTTAGCCTATTTGAGGGAGTTCTACAATCGGATTAACCAGCAAGGAGATGCTTATATTCCCGTTGAGTGTCCGCAATGCAGCAGTCGCTTTCAAGTGGAGCTTTCTCTATCGGGGGAATACTAAGCTACCCCTCGGAACAACTGAACGAGGAGGTAGCTTACATTGCTTTTCACTTCCACTGGTCTTTAGAAGATATTTTGAATCTAGAACATCCCGATCGGCGGCGTTGGGTTGGGGAAATAGGTAAGATTAATCAACAAGCACAAGATTTGTAAGGATGGCTGGTTGTGGGTTAAAGTCATAAGCAATTTCGACGTGCGATCGCTCCAGCAGTAAACTTTGCGGTGCTGGTAGCATTTCTCCCCGGAAGTCTAACAACTGCACGAGCAGCAGGTAGGCGATCGCGAGTATTATAGAAATTGATCCTGCAATAATTGCAACAATTTTTGATCCTTGCATCAGTTAGTTTCCAGCGTCTTGCTATTTCAATACATAAAAAAAATTATCAGTAGCGCTTGCCCTACCTACCTTTGCATCATACCGTTTTAGCCTACAATTTGACCCAACATCCAAAGCAATTACTATAAACCTAACTGAAGCGATACAAAAATCGGCAAAATAGGGAATTAATAAACTCAGGTGCAATATACAGCAAAACTCAGATGAGTGCTTTCACAGATAAGCCAGTACAACCCGCTACGCTTGACCGTCCGCCAGTGGTGCAGACTTATGAACTGACGAAGGTCTACCGCACTGGCTTCTTTATGAATAAACAAATCCCCTCTTTGAAAAACTGCACGCTGTCAGTCTTTGAGGGAGAGACTTTTGGTTTGTTGGGGCCAAATGGAGCAGGTAAAACCACGCTGTTGAAAACTCTGTTGGGCGTTGTACGTCCTACATCGGGGCGTGCTTCCCTCTTGGGACAACCTTTAGGCGATCGCGCTGTCAAGGAACGCATCGGTTATCTGCCGGAAAACGCCTATTTCTACGACTACCTCACAGGTTGGGAGTTCTTGCAGTACGTCGCCGGAATCTTCCAAATCCCTGCATCCGAGCAACGCAAGCGCATCCCCGCACTCTTAGACTTAGTTGGTTTAGCACAGTCAGCAGCACGTAAAAAGCAGTTACGCCAATACTCCAAAGGGATGCTACAACGAGTTGGCATGGCGCAAGCGCTGATCAACGATCCAGAAGTAGTATTTCTAGATGAGCCAATGTCTGGTCTTGACCCGTTGGGACGTTACCAGATGCGAGAAATTATTTTATCGCTCAAACAACAGGGTAAGACAATTTTCTTCAACAGCCACATCTTGGCAGAAGTTGAAAAAATATGCGATCGCATCGCCATCCTCGCGCGAGGCGAACTGATTTGCGTGGGTTCCCTCAAAGAACTACTCGGCACAACTGACGCTTACAAAGTCAAAGGTAAAGGCGGCAACTTAGACGTACTCCAACAGTGGGTATCGAATATCAGCTTTGAGGATGACTGTTGGTACGGTCAACTAAAAGGCGAACCGCAAGATTTTATAGCTACCACCCGTCTCATGGGCGCGAAGCTAATTTCCATGACTTTAGCCCGTCCCTCCTTAGAAGAATTCTTCATTCAGCAACTCCAAGAGCGGGGCATTACTTCCAGCACTTAAACAGCAGATCAAACCAAATTTGGATTTTAGATTTTGCCCCATTGGAGTTTGGGGGCGGGAGCATTTTCAATTGGTTACTGAATGTAAAAATGTTGCATACAGCGCCTTTATATGCATCTTCAGCCCAAAAATATCTAGCTTCACACCCATCAAAATGGGTATCAATCCTTTGCAAGATGCCCTCAAAATAGTGACCCGTGTATTTTTAACAGGATACTTATTTAAAAATCAGGCAAATTCATGGCTGACATCGTAGATACTGCCGCCGACGCAGGATCTTTCAAAACCCTAGTGACTGTGATTGAGGCTGCTGGTCTGTTAGACATTCTCAGGAGTCCTGGCCCTTACACCGTCTTCGCACCCACCGATGATGCTTTTGCCAAGATTCCAACTAACACTATTGCCTCTTGGCTTGAAGACATCCCCAAACTCAAGAAGATTCTCACCTATCACGTCCTGTTTGGTGATGTAAGAACCGATAACTTGGTAGAGCTAAATTCTGCCGAAACTGTTGAGGGTGGAATTGTCGGAATTGAGCATACTGCTGATGGCTTCAAAGTCAATGACGCAAATGTTCTGAAGACAGATATCCTTACCGACAATGGGGTTATCCACGTTATTGATGGCGTATTAATTCCCGCTTTGGTGTCACAATAAGCGCTCAAATTATCTAAGGCGACTTCCTAACCGCATAGAAATGACCCAAAAGCAATCTTTTGGGTCATTTTTATAGCATATCTAAACTGAAGGCGAGATCCCCGACTTCTCTAAGAAGTCGGGGTTCACTCGATTCAACTGAGGATGCACCCACTGCGAGGGGGCAAATGCAATGTGAGAATGTTCGATTCTTCGTCGCTGCTCCACGATGCTTCGCCGCTGCCATACAAGAAGTTGTTGGGCTGAGACTTTAGCTCCTGTGCCTTAACGGTAACGCGCTCTGCGGGTGCAGTTCCAACGTTAACAGCGATAATCACTTCCTCTGCGTCCAGAGTTCTAGCGAAGACATACACTCCTGCATCAGCGAAAAGAACTTTGTAGTCACCTGTACGCAGCGCAGGGTATTTGTGGCGAATGGCAATAAGTTTGCGATGGTAATCTAGAACATCGCGCTCCCAGTGTGCTTCCATGGGAAAGCTCCGCCGCGAGTCTGGGTCGAGACGACCTGGTAAGCCAACTTCATCGCCGTAGTAGATGCTGGGCGCACCAGGAAAGGTTAATAGTAGGAGAGTTGCTAGTTCGACACTCTCCTTGTCACCTCCGGCAATAGACAGCAGCCGTGCAGTATCGTGACTGGCGAGTAAATTCAGCTGAGTTAATTGGATTTCCCAAGGGTATAGTTCCAATAAATACTGAATTTTTTCGCCATACTCCTTGGCAAACAGAGGGGGATAGGGATGGTAAGAGCGATCTTCCACTTGGGCTATATCAACGCGATCGCCTGCTGTAAACGCGATCGTTGGCGCGGTAAATAGATAGTTCATCACGCCATCAAATTGAGTACCATCAAGCCATTGGCGAGAATCGCCCCAAACTTCTCCCACAATGTAAGCTTCGGGGTTGATAGCTTTGACGCGATCGCGGAACTCTTGCCAGAAATCCTCAACCTTTATCTCAAACGGCACATCCAAGCGCCATCCATCGATGCCGAACTTAATCCAATATTCGGCAATCTCCATAATGTACTCGCGGACTTCGGGATTTTCGTGGTTGAACACTGGTAGCGCCCGATTGCCATCCCAACCCTCATAGTTAGCGGGAAAATCACCGTTGTAGGCAGAAAGCGGCCAGCCTTCTATTTTGAACCAATCCACCCAAGGTGAATGGGGGCCATTTTCCAAAACATCATGGAAAAAGAAAAAGCCGCGACTAGAGTGGTTAAACACCCCATCCAGAACGACTTTGATGTTCCGTTGATGGGCAGCTTCTAGAAGTTCCTTAAAAGCTGAATTTCCCCCCAACAGCGGATCGACCTGGTAGTAGTCATGGGTGTGATAGCGGTGATTGCTAGCAGATTGAAAGATCGGTGTGAAATAAATTGCGTTTATTCCTAGATCTTGCAAATAGTCCAGTTGCTCGATTACACCCCACAAGTCTCCGCCCTTATACCCTTGGAGGGTAGGCATCTCATGCCAATCTTCCCAACGGAAATCCTTTAAGAGCCGCTTGTGAGGATGCTTGGTTCTGGCGAAGCGATCCGGAAAAATCTGGTAAAAAACAGCGTGTTTAACCCAATCTGGCGTTTGTATCTGCATAAATCACTCCCTTTTCCCAACCAAATTAGCGATCCCGACTGGTTTCGTGTTCTATCCTCTGGTAGAAAGTGAGTTGTAGCGAATGGCGATCGCACGAAATAAAAAAGCCATCAAGTAGCACGTTCGAGTGACACTCAAATGAGCTAGCTTTGTTGTGTTTCGCAAGAAAAAGCGACTGAAAAGAAGCTTTATGTAAAGGTTAAAACTAGAGAAGGGCAAAAACCTCGAAGTCGCAGAAAAATTTTGTGGAACTAAACAAAATTTTAATTATGCTGTTGAGCTTATTTAAAAATATCAATGTAAAGTCTACCTTACATTGGCCGCAAAATTAAAATTCTGCACTTCTATCTATCCGGATTTTCTAAATATGCGTTTGTAGCTAAGTAGAAGTAAACCAACATAGTAATAGTAGAGCGATCGCTACGGAGATGGAAGCATTTAGCTTACCTAACTTTCGCCTACACGCTCGAAAAATTGAAGACAGTGCTATTGAGGAATTAATCGTGGGAAAATTAGTTAAAGAACTAGATATTACTGATTGCAAAATTGGCACAAGCGCAGTCAACGGACTCAGCGAACAAATCATTGCCCAAATGAATCTCTTAGTCCCAAATGTCCTTGTTAGCTTTGAAGAGCTAGATGTAAAATTTAATGGCTCTGCTGTCTACGCATTTTTGCAACCCGCAGCTACAGAAGCGATCGAGCGTGCAATTAGCGATCGCGGCAAAACACTTTTGCTCAATTCAGCTTATCGAACAGTTGCCCAGCAGTACATTCTGCGCCGCCAATTTGAAGAAGGTTTATGTAACATTCCCGCAGCCGCGCTTCCAGGCTTGAGCAACCATGAAGGTGGGTTAGCTTTAGACATCGAAGATGCTGATGGTTGGGAACCATTTCTAGAAAAGTATGGATGGAATCGTCTGGGTCGGGACTTCGACCCCGCGCATTACGATTTTGTAGCAGCAGGGAGGAAAGATTTGGGCAGCATTGGTGTAAAAGCTTTTCAGCGCCTGTGGAACAAAAACAATCCTAACGATCCCATCGCCGAAGACGGCGACTTTGGCCCTGCAACTAGAACTCGGCTGGAAAACTCTCCTGTAGATGGCTTTGAAAAAGCAGATTCTCCCCAAAAGCTGAAGAATAGCTCTCCTGAAGACAGCTTTGAAAAAGCTAATTTCTCCCGAGTGTTGCGGTTAACTAACCCCTACATGGAAGGTGATGACGTTAAAGAACTTCAAAAGGCATTAGGCATTCAAGCTGACGGCGTGTTCGGGCGAAATACCCAGCAGGCTGTCAAAAATTTCCAAAACAAGGCAGGTTTGGCTGTAGATGGTGTTGTTGGGCCAGCAACCCGTAAGGCATTGGGACTGGATGAAGATGAGAAACCACAAATTCCTGCGCGGGTCGGCTTCAAAGATATTCCGCTAAATCTTCAAACACAAAACATATTCACTTTAGGCGGTCAAGCCGATGGTTATGATGACGGCGATGAACTTATACTCATAGTCGATAAAAAGT
This region of Microcoleus sp. FACHB-831 genomic DNA includes:
- a CDS encoding N-acetylmuramoyl-L-alanine amidase, producing the protein MEAFSLPNFRLHARKIEDSAIEELIVGKLVKELDITDCKIGTSAVNGLSEQIIAQMNLLVPNVLVSFEELDVKFNGSAVYAFLQPAATEAIERAISDRGKTLLLNSAYRTVAQQYILRRQFEEGLCNIPAAALPGLSNHEGGLALDIEDADGWEPFLEKYGWNRLGRDFDPAHYDFVAAGRKDLGSIGVKAFQRLWNKNNPNDPIAEDGDFGPATRTRLENSPVDGFEKADSPQKLKNSSPEDSFEKANFSRVLRLTNPYMEGDDVKELQKALGIQADGVFGRNTQQAVKNFQNKAGLAVDGVVGPATRKALGLDEDEKPQIPARVGFKDIPLNLQTQNIFTLGGQADGYDDGDELILIVDKKYQIARPQVKGEKWQAPVLFNQAGKRLVEIKGSEQDRAQTVLDIKAGNLDFPLLPRSVWTDEPTPSQVVALTPKRITIHHTEIKNLSSSAFQSQEIQRLRDIRDFHIRNNKWDDIGYHFVIMPSGRVYEARSEGKRGAHDFVNDGLGIAFDGSFSTRKITDAQFKSAVALCTMLCERYGIDDPVTPVPTPTHDFGTKDLPRICCHRDRVQTSCPGSQGGTTVRLAEIRQAVKARLA
- a CDS encoding fasciclin domain-containing protein translates to MADIVDTAADAGSFKTLVTVIEAAGLLDILRSPGPYTVFAPTDDAFAKIPTNTIASWLEDIPKLKKILTYHVLFGDVRTDNLVELNSAETVEGGIVGIEHTADGFKVNDANVLKTDILTDNGVIHVIDGVLIPALVSQ
- a CDS encoding glycoside hydrolase family 13 protein, with translation MQIQTPDWVKHAVFYQIFPDRFARTKHPHKRLLKDFRWEDWHEMPTLQGYKGGDLWGVIEQLDYLQDLGINAIYFTPIFQSASNHRYHTHDYYQVDPLLGGNSAFKELLEAAHQRNIKVVLDGVFNHSSRGFFFFHDVLENGPHSPWVDWFKIEGWPLSAYNGDFPANYEGWDGNRALPVFNHENPEVREYIMEIAEYWIKFGIDGWRLDVPFEIKVEDFWQEFRDRVKAINPEAYIVGEVWGDSRQWLDGTQFDGVMNYLFTAPTIAFTAGDRVDIAQVEDRSYHPYPPLFAKEYGEKIQYLLELYPWEIQLTQLNLLASHDTARLLSIAGGDKESVELATLLLLTFPGAPSIYYGDEVGLPGRLDPDSRRSFPMEAHWERDVLDYHRKLIAIRHKYPALRTGDYKVLFADAGVYVFARTLDAEEVIIAVNVGTAPAERVTVKAQELKSQPNNFLYGSGEASWSSDEESNILTLHLPPRSGCILS
- a CDS encoding DUF6760 family protein; this translates as MQQSLSSGAFSIGGILSYPSEQLNEEVAYIAFHFHWSLEDILNLEHPDRRRWVGEIGKINQQAQDL
- a CDS encoding phage tail assembly protein, which gives rise to MNTEFDFILPSGFVDASGEVHRQGVMRLATARDEMYVQKDRRVKDTPGYEVLVMLSRVITRLGSLSTVNPDLLEGLFTRDLAYLREFYNRINQQGDAYIPVECPQCSSRFQVELSLSGEY
- a CDS encoding ABC transporter ATP-binding protein encodes the protein MSAFTDKPVQPATLDRPPVVQTYELTKVYRTGFFMNKQIPSLKNCTLSVFEGETFGLLGPNGAGKTTLLKTLLGVVRPTSGRASLLGQPLGDRAVKERIGYLPENAYFYDYLTGWEFLQYVAGIFQIPASEQRKRIPALLDLVGLAQSAARKKQLRQYSKGMLQRVGMAQALINDPEVVFLDEPMSGLDPLGRYQMREIILSLKQQGKTIFFNSHILAEVEKICDRIAILARGELICVGSLKELLGTTDAYKVKGKGGNLDVLQQWVSNISFEDDCWYGQLKGEPQDFIATTRLMGAKLISMTLARPSLEEFFIQQLQERGITSST
- a CDS encoding phage tail protein, whose amino-acid sequence is MSDGIPSFPEILVATRFDITLHLAGSQNPVDAAFQEFQGFKRTQKPIEFYEVTPQKWGQANHGQIIQTKIPGNVESSNLILKRGMTKSVTLWNWFKDVEEGKWGAKRKDGILTIYDLQNNGIVKFEFQRAWPISYKIGDVGMNKAETEIEELELAVESFIRTA
- a CDS encoding phage tail protein; protein product: MADKTEFLTTSSFWFECPKLDGKRAISEISGLSITVKAAAGQETVAVMTKGASMRQAKPTGPATYEEITVKVVATGQDDLYQWFIKTNPPNQGEKSEWDMKGINATVKSYNAANEETAIWEIEACYPTKYGGPSFKAGDGGLAYEEFKLTHNRVRRTK